In Sphingobium sp. B2D3C, a genomic segment contains:
- the dnaK gene encoding molecular chaperone DnaK: protein MAKVIGIDLGTTNSCVAVMDGGKPKVIENAEGARTTPSIVAFAKDGERLIGQPAKRQAVTNPDNTVYAVKRLIGRRFDDPLTKKDMELVPYNIAKGPNGDAWVNAGGQDYSPSQISAFILQKMKETAESYLGETVTQAVITVPAYFNDAQRQATKDAGQIAGLEVLRIINEPTAAALAYGLEKSEGKTIAVYDLGGGTFDISILEIGDGVFEVKSTNGDTFLGGEDFDSKIVEYLADGFKKDEGIDLRGDKLALQRLKEAAEKAKIELSSAQTTEVNLPFITADATGPKHLVKTITRADLERLVEALIKRTLEPCKKAIADAGVSSSEISDVVLVGGMTRMPRVREVVKEFFGKEPHTGVNPDEVVAMGAAIQAGVLQGDVKDVLLLDVTPLSLGIETLGGVFTRMIDRNTTIPAKKSQVYSTADDNQQAVTIRVFQGEREMAADNKLLGQFDLVGIPPAPRGVPQIEVTFDIDANGIVNVSAKDKGTGKEQQIKIQASGGLSDSDIDQMVKDAERFAEEDKKRREGAEAKNNAESLIHTTERQLAEHGDKVDEALKGEIEAAVTAAKSAVEGGDVEAMKTKTQELAQVSMKLGQAIYEKEQAAAASPGAEGTAQKADDDVVDAEFSEVDEDNKA from the coding sequence ATGGCTAAGGTTATCGGTATTGATCTCGGCACCACGAACAGCTGCGTCGCCGTGATGGACGGCGGCAAGCCGAAAGTGATCGAGAATGCGGAAGGCGCGCGCACCACGCCCTCCATCGTGGCATTCGCCAAGGATGGCGAGCGGCTCATTGGCCAGCCGGCCAAGCGTCAGGCCGTGACCAATCCGGACAACACCGTGTATGCCGTCAAGCGCCTGATCGGTCGCCGGTTCGACGATCCGCTGACCAAGAAGGACATGGAGCTGGTCCCCTACAACATTGCCAAGGGTCCCAATGGCGACGCTTGGGTGAATGCTGGCGGGCAGGACTACAGCCCCTCGCAGATTTCCGCCTTCATCCTGCAGAAGATGAAGGAAACCGCCGAGAGCTATCTCGGTGAGACCGTGACGCAGGCCGTCATCACCGTGCCGGCCTACTTCAACGACGCGCAGCGCCAGGCGACCAAGGACGCCGGCCAGATTGCGGGCCTTGAAGTGCTGCGCATCATCAACGAGCCGACCGCGGCCGCGCTCGCCTACGGGCTTGAGAAGAGCGAAGGCAAGACCATCGCGGTCTATGACCTTGGCGGCGGTACCTTCGACATCTCGATCCTCGAGATCGGCGATGGCGTGTTCGAGGTGAAGTCGACCAACGGCGACACCTTCCTCGGCGGTGAGGATTTCGACTCCAAGATCGTCGAATATCTCGCTGATGGCTTCAAGAAGGACGAAGGCATCGACCTGCGCGGCGACAAGCTGGCGCTGCAGCGCCTGAAGGAAGCCGCCGAGAAGGCCAAGATCGAGCTTTCCAGCGCGCAGACGACGGAAGTGAACCTGCCGTTCATCACCGCCGATGCGACCGGTCCCAAGCATCTGGTCAAGACCATCACCCGTGCCGACCTTGAGCGGCTGGTCGAGGCGCTTATCAAGCGCACGCTCGAGCCCTGCAAGAAGGCGATCGCGGACGCAGGTGTCTCCTCCAGCGAGATCAGCGACGTCGTGCTCGTTGGCGGCATGACCCGCATGCCCCGCGTGCGCGAAGTGGTGAAGGAGTTCTTCGGCAAGGAGCCGCACACCGGCGTGAACCCGGACGAAGTGGTCGCCATGGGCGCCGCTATTCAGGCCGGCGTGCTGCAGGGTGACGTCAAGGACGTGCTGCTGCTCGACGTGACGCCGCTGTCGCTGGGCATCGAGACGCTGGGTGGCGTGTTTACCCGCATGATCGATCGCAACACCACGATCCCGGCTAAGAAGAGCCAGGTCTACTCGACGGCTGATGACAATCAGCAGGCAGTGACCATCCGCGTCTTCCAGGGCGAGCGTGAAATGGCGGCGGACAACAAGCTGCTCGGCCAGTTCGATCTGGTCGGCATTCCGCCGGCACCGCGTGGCGTGCCGCAGATCGAGGTCACGTTCGATATCGACGCGAACGGCATCGTGAATGTGTCCGCCAAGGACAAGGGCACCGGCAAGGAGCAGCAGATCAAGATCCAGGCTTCTGGTGGTCTGAGCGATTCCGACATCGACCAGATGGTCAAGGATGCCGAGCGCTTTGCCGAGGAAGACAAGAAGCGTCGCGAGGGCGCTGAGGCGAAGAATAACGCCGAGAGCCTGATCCACACCACGGAGCGCCAGCTCGCCGAGCACGGCGACAAGGTGGACGAGGCGCTCAAGGGCGAGATCGAGGCGGCTGTCACGGCGGCCAAGAGCGCGGTCGAGGGCGGCGATGTCGAGGCGATGAAGACCAAGACCCAGGAACTGGCTCAGGTCTCCATGAAACTCGGTCAGGCGATCTACGAGAAGGAGCAGGCTGCGGCCGCGTCTCCGGGCGCCGAAGGCACGGCCCAGAAGGCTGATGATGACGTCGTCGACGCCGA
- a CDS encoding copper chaperone PCu(A)C, which translates to MHKPSSLLVAAAMLATLGACSDPPPLDVDGGFLRLNPNPNAPSAAYFTIHGGADDVVLRDVLTDEAVRVEIHESSTKDGIASMRPVKTVDVPAGATVKFEPGGKHLMLWSINPQALADKKMTFTFIFSNGQRILADAIVQQPGAAGEMAGMEDHSGH; encoded by the coding sequence ATGCACAAGCCCTCCTCGCTCCTCGTCGCAGCCGCGATGCTGGCGACGCTCGGTGCGTGCAGCGACCCGCCGCCGCTGGATGTCGATGGCGGCTTTCTGCGCCTCAACCCCAATCCCAATGCCCCCTCTGCGGCCTATTTCACGATCCACGGCGGCGCCGATGATGTCGTGTTGCGCGACGTGCTGACCGACGAGGCCGTGCGTGTGGAAATTCACGAGAGCAGCACCAAGGACGGCATCGCCTCCATGCGGCCGGTGAAGACCGTGGACGTGCCCGCCGGTGCGACAGTGAAGTTTGAGCCGGGCGGCAAGCACCTCATGCTGTGGTCCATCAACCCGCAGGCGCTTGCGGACAAGAAGATGACGTTCACCTTCATCTTCTCCAACGGCCAGCGCATTCTCGCCGACGCCATCGTGCAACAGCCGGGCGCGGCTGGTGAGATGGCCGGCATGGAAGACCATAGCGGCCACTAA